A single window of Caldicellulosiruptor bescii DSM 6725 DNA harbors:
- a CDS encoding IS256 family transposase yields the protein MENVLTKEQLFEFIRKNNIQSVSNIYESLKDLFKDLLQSFLEAEIEETLGYEKYDVKNKQTTNFRNGYTQKTVKTKFGEMEIDIPRDREGEFESKIIPKYKRDISEIEDKIIALYSRGMTTRDIHEQIKDIYGIEVSAEMVSKITEKIIPEIREWQNRPLEKIYPFIFMDAIHYKIKDKGKIVNKAAYVVLGINIEGYKDVLGIWIGESESSKFWLGVLNDLKTRGVEEVLLFCVDGLAGLKEAIEAVFPKSDIQRCIIHQLRNSFKYVSYKHIKEFSRDFKKVYQATNEEEAFENFCQIKEKWGKQYPYAFRSWESNWDLLTSFFKFPPEIRRIIYTTNIIEGVHRQFRKVTKSKSVFPNDIALEKMLYLATKNVVRKWTQRYRNWDMILNQLLIMYPERLRDYIK from the coding sequence ATGGAAAATGTTTTAACAAAAGAACAATTGTTTGAGTTCATAAGGAAAAATAACATCCAGAGTGTAAGTAACATTTACGAAAGTTTAAAAGACTTATTTAAAGACCTACTGCAAAGCTTTTTAGAAGCTGAGATTGAAGAAACGTTGGGTTATGAAAAATATGATGTTAAAAACAAACAGACCACAAATTTTCGAAATGGATATACTCAAAAAACTGTAAAAACAAAATTTGGAGAGATGGAAATTGATATACCAAGAGACAGAGAAGGTGAATTTGAATCCAAGATAATTCCCAAATATAAGAGAGATATCTCTGAAATTGAAGATAAAATAATAGCTTTATATTCCAGAGGAATGACAACAAGAGATATTCATGAACAAATAAAAGATATCTATGGAATTGAAGTATCTGCTGAGATGGTAAGCAAAATTACAGAAAAAATAATACCAGAGATAAGAGAATGGCAAAACAGACCGTTAGAAAAGATATATCCGTTTATCTTTATGGATGCAATTCATTACAAGATAAAAGATAAAGGCAAGATTGTAAACAAAGCTGCTTATGTTGTTTTAGGAATTAATATTGAAGGGTACAAAGATGTTTTAGGAATATGGATAGGAGAAAGTGAAAGTTCAAAGTTTTGGCTTGGAGTTTTGAATGATTTAAAGACAAGAGGAGTAGAAGAAGTATTGTTGTTTTGTGTTGACGGACTTGCAGGATTAAAAGAGGCAATAGAAGCAGTATTTCCAAAGAGTGATATTCAAAGATGCATTATTCACCAGTTGAGAAACTCCTTTAAGTATGTTTCGTACAAGCACATAAAAGAATTTTCACGAGATTTCAAGAAAGTATACCAAGCGACAAATGAAGAAGAAGCTTTTGAAAATTTTTGTCAGATAAAAGAGAAATGGGGGAAACAATATCCCTATGCATTTAGAAGCTGGGAAAGCAATTGGGATTTACTAACCTCGTTTTTTAAGTTTCCCCCAGAGATTAGAAGAATAATCTATACGACAAACATTATAGAAGGTGTCCACAGACAGTTTAGGAAAGTTACAAAGTCAAAGTCAGTGTTTCCAAATGATATAGCTTTAGAAAAGATGCTTTATCTTGCGACCAAAAATGTTGTAAGAAAGTGGACGCAAAGATACAGAAACTGGGATATGATATTGAATCAGCTTTTGATAATGTATCCTGAACGTTTGAGAGACTATATAAAGTAA
- a CDS encoding DUF11 domain-containing protein, producing MHGKFYDAYQILKENNALDWWYTRKDVKDWMTVANYLKLSYSQNGQTVTKDLTDEYLYFGGIYTGDDRYKGAPEQNIDLSDLNTAYWWDDWLDHDNRDIYLPTTELKPGTNTLSFAGKVRVFFNAGYHTDAVNSKSVSIQFLVTGLPKPTVQAKVEPADTKIAYYNGQYYLDGEVLNRATLDEKVGATASVDTSQLFAGVKIKLWEFKVYKKRYDPVQGSYVPVEVKNFTIDTANNPNITLSEDKGTCTFAPASNMAVFTENIKNVRVGTTYTPAYYVEARYQTEDGRWSKWASTYTQAKITVTEPLTITKTADPANIAIGDVATYTITVKNLIDKPLPNVRVYDALTFRTSSGKPTTMAVVKVLSHSGNYTPTDAWSGIWNIGTINGGEEVTLTMEVKGNITGQAINTASFLFFYHLY from the coding sequence TTGCATGGCAAGTTTTATGATGCTTACCAAATCTTAAAAGAAAATAATGCATTAGACTGGTGGTATACACGAAAAGATGTAAAAGATTGGATGACTGTTGCGAACTATTTAAAGTTATCGTATTCTCAAAATGGGCAAACTGTAACAAAAGATTTGACGGACGAATATCTCTACTTTGGCGGAATCTATACAGGTGATGATAGATATAAAGGAGCGCCAGAACAGAATATTGACCTAAGTGATTTAAACACAGCTTACTGGTGGGATGATTGGTTAGACCATGACAATAGAGACATATATCTTCCTACAACCGAGTTAAAGCCTGGTACTAACACATTATCATTTGCTGGGAAAGTAAGGGTATTTTTCAATGCTGGTTACCATACAGATGCTGTTAATTCCAAGAGCGTGAGTATACAGTTTTTAGTAACCGGTCTGCCAAAACCAACAGTACAGGCGAAAGTTGAACCTGCAGATACTAAAATCGCTTATTACAATGGGCAGTACTATTTAGATGGCGAAGTACTCAACCGGGCAACTTTGGACGAGAAGGTAGGAGCAACAGCGAGCGTTGACACCAGCCAGCTCTTCGCAGGAGTAAAAATAAAACTGTGGGAGTTCAAAGTATATAAAAAGCGATATGACCCTGTGCAGGGAAGTTATGTCCCGGTTGAAGTTAAGAACTTCACAATAGATACAGCTAACAATCCGAACATAACGCTTTCTGAGGACAAAGGTACATGCACTTTTGCTCCTGCTTCCAACATGGCAGTGTTCACTGAAAACATCAAGAATGTACGAGTTGGTACAACGTACACACCGGCGTACTATGTAGAAGCAAGATATCAGACAGAAGATGGTAGATGGTCTAAATGGGCAAGCACGTACACACAGGCAAAAATAACTGTTACAGAACCACTTACAATTACCAAAACAGCTGACCCAGCCAATATTGCAATAGGCGATGTTGCAACATATACAATCACAGTCAAAAACCTTATTGATAAACCACTGCCAAATGTGAGAGTGTATGATGCACTAACTTTCAGGACCAGCAGTGGTAAACCGACAACAATGGCAGTTGTTAAAGTACTTTCGCATAGTGGAAATTATACACCCACAGATGCATGGTCAGGTATATGGAATATCGGAACAATCAATGGTGGCGAAGAAGTAACACTCACAATGGAAGTAAAAGGTAATATAACAGGACAGGCAATCAATACAGCTAGCTTCTTATTTTTTTACCATTTGTATTGA
- a CDS encoding Athe_2463 domain-containing protein, whose protein sequence is MVTTVKTVARGDGEVIKNRILSGGKRLKKSLALFLSLVFILELILQVVPVQKVFAINYSAIGNNYYEGGFDSYTGYDRVAKKEVTVYHYDIERDMGFKAYIDTGYGSYDLNVELAVDYRKAVYGLPTDVIGPKNDPQEWKASSVGYWFIDSSGKIVPVKDISNPPAGTKRVVFKYMGYGPDGKPVRDPYWPDESIEDLSWNDLTANTILLVSDPRVKSKYVQLLNQNTLAGLKDSKTLEAIFTEIINGTIMRSDGTIVGKLRNYSTSQTINGRYSYELISKLGGKVNKWNYKDYVVLLGSPKELYVTAYFFFLKNGNVYAVGFSGAIGKFLPRQYKDAPELSDVQTTAATVKEVKGIDQNGNEINLPIKNGKYWVDTSIV, encoded by the coding sequence TTGGTTACTACAGTCAAAACAGTAGCAAGAGGTGATGGAGAAGTGATTAAAAATAGAATATTATCAGGGGGCAAGAGACTGAAAAAGTCTCTTGCTCTCTTTTTATCTCTTGTTTTTATACTGGAGCTTATATTGCAGGTAGTACCTGTTCAGAAAGTTTTTGCAATAAACTATAGTGCTATTGGCAACAATTACTATGAAGGTGGCTTTGACAGTTATACAGGGTACGACAGAGTCGCAAAAAAAGAGGTTACTGTATATCATTATGATATTGAGAGAGATATGGGATTTAAAGCTTACATTGATACTGGTTATGGTAGCTATGATCTCAACGTAGAATTAGCGGTAGACTACAGGAAGGCGGTTTATGGGTTGCCGACAGACGTTATTGGACCAAAAAATGACCCACAGGAATGGAAAGCATCATCGGTCGGCTACTGGTTTATAGATTCATCGGGGAAAATAGTACCAGTAAAAGACATTAGCAATCCACCAGCAGGAACTAAACGTGTTGTTTTCAAATACATGGGCTACGGCCCGGACGGTAAGCCTGTAAGAGACCCATACTGGCCAGACGAAAGTATTGAAGACCTCAGCTGGAATGACCTGACTGCAAACACTATCCTGCTTGTAAGTGATCCAAGAGTTAAATCAAAATATGTACAGTTGCTTAATCAAAATACTCTCGCAGGTTTGAAGGATTCAAAAACTCTGGAGGCTATATTTACTGAAATTATCAACGGTACTATAATGCGTTCAGATGGTACTATTGTTGGTAAGTTGAGAAACTACAGTACAAGCCAAACAATTAATGGCAGATACTCATATGAACTCATTAGTAAACTTGGCGGTAAAGTAAATAAGTGGAACTACAAAGACTATGTTGTGTTATTGGGTTCTCCAAAAGAACTTTACGTCACTGCGTATTTCTTCTTTTTGAAAAACGGAAATGTGTACGCTGTAGGTTTCTCAGGAGCAATAGGAAAGTTTTTACCAAGACAATACAAAGACGCTCCTGAACTGAGTGACGTTCAAACAACTGCAGCTACTGTAAAAGAAGTTAAAGGAATAGATCAGAATGGAAATGAAATAAATCTCCCAATAAAAAACGGTAAATACTGGGTAGATACCAGTATAGTCTAA
- a CDS encoding type II toxin-antitoxin system HicA family toxin yields MSSKYPVLKPQEIIRALKKLGFEEVSQRGSHLKLKRENPTRIVIVPIHEEVARGTLKSILEQAGISLEEFLQLL; encoded by the coding sequence ATGTCTTCCAAGTATCCAGTACTAAAGCCACAGGAAATAATAAGAGCACTCAAAAAATTGGGTTTTGAGGAAGTATCACAAAGAGGCAGTCATCTCAAGCTAAAGAGGGAAAATCCTACAAGGATTGTGATTGTTCCAATACATGAAGAAGTTGCAAGGGGAACGCTAAAAAGTATTCTGGAACAAGCAGGAATAAGTTTGGAAGAGTTTTTACAACTCCTGTAG
- a CDS encoding type II toxin-antitoxin system HicB family antitoxin, with protein MLFTVVVSKEDNWYVAKCVENSVASQGKTIEEAIANLKEALELYYEGEEIQKPQMPPLITTIEVAV; from the coding sequence ATGTTGTTTACAGTAGTAGTGAGTAAAGAAGACAATTGGTACGTAGCTAAATGCGTGGAGAACAGTGTAGCTTCACAAGGAAAAACTATCGAAGAGGCAATAGCCAACTTAAAAGAAGCTCTTGAACTTTACTATGAAGGGGAAGAAATACAAAAGCCACAGATGCCACCGCTGATAACTACCATAGAGGTGGCTGTGTAA
- a CDS encoding IS256-like element ISCbe6 family transposase — MENVLTKEQLLEFIRKNNIQSVSDIYESLKDLFKDVLQSFLEAEIEETLGYEKYDVKNKQTTNSRNGYTQKTVKTKFGEMEIDIPRDREGEFEPKIIPKYKRDISEIEDKIIALYSRGMTTRDIHEQIKDIYGIEVSAEMVSKITEKIIPEIREWQNRPLEKIYPFIFMDAIHYKIKDEGKIVNKAAYVVLGINIEGYKDVLGIWIGESESSKFWLGVLNDLKTRGVEEVLLFCVDGLTGLKEAIEAVFPKSDIQRCIIHQLRNSFKYVSYKHIKEFSKDFKRVYQATNEEEAFENFCQIKEKWGKQYPYAFRSWESNWEMLTSFFKFPPEIRRIIYTTNIIEGVHRQFRKVTKSKSVFPNDIALEKMLYLATKNVVRKWTQRYRNWDMILNQLLIMYPERLREYIK; from the coding sequence ATGGAGAATGTTTTAACAAAAGAGCAGCTCTTAGAGTTTATAAGAAAAAATAATATTCAGAGTGTAAGTGATATTTACGAAAGTTTAAAAGACCTGTTCAAAGATGTACTTCAAAGCTTTTTAGAAGCAGAAATTGAAGAAACTCTGGGTTATGAAAAATATGATGTTAAAAACAAACAAACTACTAACTCTCGAAACGGATATACTCAGAAAACCGTAAAAACAAAATTTGGAGAGATGGAAATTGATATTCCAAGAGACAGAGAAGGTGAATTTGAACCCAAGATAATTCCTAAGTATAAAAGAGATATCTCTGAAATTGAAGATAAAATAATAGCTTTATATTCCAGAGGGATGACAACAAGAGATATTCATGAACAAATAAAAGATATCTATGGCATTGAAGTATCTGCTGAGATGGTAAGCAAAATTACAGAGAAAATTATTCCTGAGATAAGAGAATGGCAAAACAGACCATTGGAAAAGATATATCCGTTTATTTTTATGGATGCAATTCATTATAAGATAAAAGATGAAGGCAAGATTGTAAATAAGGCTGCTTACGTTGTTTTAGGGATTAACATTGAAGGATATAAGGATGTTTTAGGAATATGGATAGGAGAAAGTGAAAGTTCTAAATTCTGGCTTGGAGTTTTGAATGATTTAAAGACAAGAGGAGTAGAAGAAGTCCTGCTGTTTTGTGTTGATGGCCTTACTGGTTTAAAAGAGGCAATAGAAGCAGTGTTTCCAAAGAGTGATATTCAAAGATGTATAATCCACCAGTTGAGAAATTCATTTAAGTATGTTTCGTATAAACACATAAAAGAATTTTCAAAAGATTTCAAGAGAGTATACCAGGCAACAAATGAAGAAGAGGCATTTGAGAATTTTTGTCAAATAAAAGAGAAATGGGGGAAACAATATCCTTATGCATTTAGAAGCTGGGAAAGCAACTGGGAAATGCTGACCTCGTTTTTTAAGTTTCCCCCAGAGATTAGAAGAATAATTTATACAACAAACATTATAGAAGGTGTTCACAGACAGTTTAGGAAAGTTACAAAGTCAAAATCAGTATTTCCAAATGATATAGCTTTAGAAAAGATGCTTTATCTTGCGACTAAAAATGTTGTAAGAAAATGGACGCAAAGATACAGAAACTGGGATATGATATTAAACCAGCTTTTAATAATGTATCCTGAGCGGTTGAGAGAATATATAAAGTAG
- a CDS encoding transposase, translating to MESKTCDEAKEKLKKWIEMAESSNVEEFQRCLQVFRNWFSEIVC from the coding sequence TTGGAAAGTAAGACATGTGATGAAGCAAAGGAGAAGCTCAAGAAATGGATAGAGATGGCAGAGTCAAGTAATGTAGAAGAATTCCAAAGGTGTTTACAGGTATTTAGAAATTGGTTTTCAGAGATAGTGTGTTAG
- a CDS encoding transposase → MFKSSSLCGIIITGHSFKPPVYGFDFSTNIIHSLKLWLQYFIHLLHLILQQTGKSLRKYFKKSRKLILKRYEKLKAQQREELEVMFLYAPKLRTAHRFERRI, encoded by the coding sequence GTGTTTAAATCTTCTTCTCTTTGTGGTATTATTATCACAGGCCATAGCTTCAAACCTCCTGTGTATGGTTTTGACTTTTCAACTAATATCATACACAGTTTGAAGCTATGGCTTCAATATTTTATTCACCTGTTGCATTTAATTTTACAACAAACAGGCAAAAGTCTTAGAAAGTACTTCAAGAAAAGCAGAAAATTGATTCTTAAAAGATATGAGAAACTTAAAGCTCAGCAGAGAGAAGAATTAGAAGTAATGTTTTTATATGCACCGAAATTAAGGACAGCTCACAGATTTGAAAGAAGAATTTAA